The Geothrix sp. genome window below encodes:
- a CDS encoding isoprenylcysteine carboxylmethyltransferase family protein, whose protein sequence is MDTEAAFVTYVPPAAILVLMVTFAWSPWDLWRILGAIIVIVFLALLTVARRQLGNSFSITAEARNLVTTGIYSRLRHPVYVFSSVLVLGLALYFKMPWLAVILIIILPMQFLRARQEEKILTQAFGEAYLAYRKTTWF, encoded by the coding sequence ATGGATACTGAAGCTGCTTTCGTTACCTATGTCCCTCCAGCGGCGATCCTGGTGCTTATGGTGACCTTCGCTTGGTCCCCATGGGATTTATGGCGAATCCTGGGTGCCATCATCGTCATCGTTTTCCTAGCCCTCCTTACAGTCGCCCGCCGGCAGCTAGGGAATTCCTTCTCCATAACTGCCGAAGCTCGCAATCTCGTAACGACAGGCATTTATTCGCGGCTCCGCCATCCTGTGTACGTTTTTTCTTCCGTATTAGTCCTTGGCTTAGCTCTGTACTTCAAAATGCCTTGGCTGGCAGTCATTCTAATCATCATCCTTCCCATGCAGTTCCTTCGGGCACGCCAAGAAGAGAAAATTCTGACTCAGGCATTTGGTGAGGCCTATCTCGCCTATCGAAAGACAACATGGTTCTAA